The Thalassotalea sp. 273M-4 genome includes a region encoding these proteins:
- a CDS encoding DUF4250 domain-containing protein, producing MEINNLLDMDSGIVFGIVNERLRLECKDLDELVSRYNLDEMVLVEKMALIGYEYDPISNQFKAS from the coding sequence ATGGAAATTAATAATTTGCTTGATATGGACAGTGGTATTGTATTTGGTATTGTCAATGAACGCCTTCGTCTTGAATGTAAAGATTTAGACGAATTGGTATCTCGGTACAATTTAGATGAAATGGTGTTGGTAGAAAAAATGGCATTAATTGGTTACGAATATGATCCTATTTCAAA
- a CDS encoding DcaP family trimeric outer membrane transporter, with the protein MATNTFSTIPQATVKEPFFAIFVLTLSILSSTAFASEKDVETRLEALERRLATLERQIEDKDAQIEDLKDQVQEKAINEKRNGQSASSFRTLRAFKQRSSHKYKTPERSIRLSGTDTRLQIGGQIWLDAIYNHGEMTNRAGFQPSSIAYENNTVDDNTLLSAGQSKLYVKSITPTTFGDMKTRFEFDFFQSNGNESLNLLHLWGELGGLGAGKTFTGFMDIDSFPNMLDYWGPNAMVFARQPQVRYTYSINDSEKLAISIERSDSDFALPNTLDPNSYQYDEVNEWPDIAGFYYKSGDFGHFKSSVLLRKLGYEAEFTDGGSASDSALGWGVNLTGAYQVASNDSIKYQLAYGKGIGRYLNDPCCNLYAEQTGGADAGVNSQGELRAIEAFGGFIYLDHQWNSNMSTAIGAGYVEVDNIASQFDNAFHKSLYSTANFIWSPIPMAKIGIELQWGEVESKAGDSDDNTRLQTSFAFKY; encoded by the coding sequence ATGGCAACAAATACTTTCTCAACGATTCCTCAAGCAACTGTAAAAGAGCCGTTTTTTGCTATATTTGTACTCACTTTAAGCATACTATCGTCAACTGCCTTTGCTAGCGAGAAGGATGTTGAAACGCGCTTAGAAGCTCTTGAAAGGCGACTAGCCACTTTAGAGCGCCAAATTGAAGATAAAGACGCTCAAATAGAAGATCTTAAAGATCAAGTACAAGAAAAAGCCATTAACGAAAAGCGAAATGGGCAAAGCGCTAGCTCATTTCGTACTTTACGAGCTTTTAAACAGCGTTCAAGTCATAAATATAAAACCCCAGAGCGAAGTATTCGGTTAAGTGGTACCGATACGCGTTTACAAATTGGTGGCCAAATTTGGCTTGATGCTATTTACAATCATGGTGAGATGACCAATCGCGCTGGCTTTCAACCTTCATCTATTGCTTACGAAAACAACACGGTTGATGACAACACCTTATTGTCAGCAGGACAATCTAAACTGTATGTTAAAAGTATAACCCCAACCACTTTTGGTGACATGAAAACGCGTTTTGAGTTTGATTTTTTTCAAAGTAATGGCAACGAAAGTTTAAATTTATTGCACTTGTGGGGGGAGCTTGGTGGTTTGGGAGCGGGAAAAACTTTTACCGGCTTTATGGATATTGATTCATTTCCCAATATGCTCGATTACTGGGGCCCGAACGCCATGGTTTTCGCGCGCCAACCACAGGTACGTTATACCTACTCTATAAATGATTCAGAAAAGTTGGCGATTTCAATAGAGCGCTCTGATTCTGATTTTGCTCTACCCAATACACTCGACCCAAACAGTTATCAGTATGACGAAGTCAATGAATGGCCTGATATCGCAGGTTTTTATTATAAGAGTGGTGATTTCGGTCATTTTAAAAGTTCTGTATTGCTACGAAAACTTGGTTACGAAGCCGAATTCACCGATGGTGGTAGTGCCTCTGATAGCGCCTTAGGTTGGGGTGTTAACTTAACTGGGGCATATCAAGTAGCCAGCAATGACAGTATTAAATACCAATTGGCGTATGGGAAGGGCATTGGTCGTTATCTAAATGATCCCTGTTGTAACCTTTATGCCGAGCAAACGGGTGGCGCAGATGCTGGCGTTAATAGTCAAGGCGAGCTTCGAGCCATAGAAGCGTTTGGTGGCTTTATTTACTTAGATCACCAATGGAATTCAAATATGAGTACTGCCATTGGTGCCGGTTATGTTGAAGTCGATAATATAGCCAGTCAATTTGATAACGCATTTCATAAGAGCTTATACAGTACCGCTAATTTTATTTGGTCACCCATCCCGATGGCAAAAATTGGCATAGAGTTGCAATGGGGAGAGGTTGAAAGTAAAGCCGGCGACTCTGACGATAATACCCGCTTGCAAACCTCCTTTGCATTTAAATATTAA
- the glsA gene encoding glutaminase A, with the protein MMIRWLLIIVCIVPMCACANSSEKVDINKVLASAHTLYKNDNSGANADYIPALAKVDSELFGIALVTTEGKLYTYGDVDERFSIQSISKVFTLALALEQQGADVVVEKVGVNATGLPFNSILAIELNKARSMNPLVNAGAIATMSLLNGDGKSKWQDVSNWYNQFANATLPVLEDVYESESKTNDRNLAIAQLLKAHKRFYGDVAINLDLYTRQCSVGVTTKDLAIMAAPFANNGTHPITKKQLMSDENVEHLLAVMTTAGLYETSGDWAYKVGLPAKSGVGGGIIAVAPGKFSIAVFSPRLDNAGNSVRAQRVIDYVAEQLNANVF; encoded by the coding sequence ATGATGATTAGATGGCTGTTGATTATTGTTTGTATCGTACCGATGTGCGCATGCGCTAATTCCAGTGAAAAGGTCGACATTAATAAGGTATTAGCCAGTGCTCATACTTTGTATAAAAATGATAATTCAGGCGCGAATGCTGATTACATTCCAGCACTTGCGAAGGTCGACTCTGAGTTATTTGGCATTGCTTTAGTCACTACCGAGGGCAAATTATATACCTATGGGGATGTGGATGAGCGATTTTCCATTCAATCAATCTCAAAAGTATTCACCTTAGCCCTTGCCCTAGAGCAACAAGGTGCGGATGTCGTAGTAGAAAAGGTTGGCGTTAATGCAACGGGTTTACCGTTTAATTCAATTTTGGCGATTGAACTAAATAAAGCACGCAGTATGAATCCTCTTGTTAATGCAGGTGCCATTGCCACCATGAGTTTACTTAATGGTGATGGAAAGAGTAAATGGCAAGACGTTTCTAATTGGTATAATCAATTTGCTAATGCGACGTTGCCCGTCTTAGAAGATGTTTATGAGTCGGAGTCAAAAACCAATGATCGTAATTTGGCTATTGCTCAGCTACTCAAAGCCCATAAACGTTTTTATGGCGATGTTGCCATAAACTTAGATTTATACACACGACAATGTTCAGTAGGTGTGACAACAAAAGATTTAGCCATTATGGCGGCGCCATTTGCAAATAATGGCACACATCCCATCACTAAAAAACAACTCATGAGTGATGAGAATGTTGAACACTTATTGGCGGTAATGACCACTGCGGGGCTTTATGAAACCAGTGGTGATTGGGCGTATAAAGTCGGACTTCCTGCAAAGAGTGGGGTGGGTGGTGGTATTATTGCTGTCGCACCGGGTAAATTTTCAATAGCAGTATTTTCTCCTCGTTTAGACAATGCAGGCAATAGTGTGAGAGCACAACGGGTTATCGATTATGTTGCAGAGCAATTAAATGCTAACGTTTTCTAA
- a CDS encoding phospholipase D family protein, which yields MLSNSIKSLYFALYIGFLTGCAQLPERNTVAESYAIDANTPSRIGDAISDQYPGLTGVYPLVDGVNAFVARLALIQAAEHTIDVQYYLYHRQQTTIIFTKFLLDAANRGVRVRLLLDDLAQAESEIDLAALAVHPNFEVRLFNPFPNRTFRALGFISNYGQLSRRMHNKSFIVDNRIFITGGRNMGNAYFSAKDSSEFIDLDVMAVGSAVSDASSVFDTYWNHQLSYPIELLSGPSHQQGLTQTSKNLDDYMSNNEDNEYVIQLKNNSFVEQLLNKKLSFDWQQTTLFYDHPDKLLNKVNDKSANMSADLFAQMGQPDKKAIIVSPYFIPKDKGVKTLTEWVSRGVEVIVLTNALSATDVSAVHSGYAEYRVDLLRAGVQLWELKPSDLMAKKRKQGRHFSGSSTASLHAKTMAFDDKKIFIGTMNLDPRSFNLNTEMGLLINSEKLSHSLSQWVSNNVAEYAWQVKLKDPNSEALVWDDRVTGEQFNKEPQTSAWDRFKVWFMSLLPLEDQL from the coding sequence ATGCTATCTAACAGTATAAAATCCCTTTATTTTGCACTTTATATTGGCTTTTTAACCGGTTGTGCTCAGCTACCTGAACGCAACACAGTTGCAGAAAGTTATGCTATCGATGCAAACACCCCAAGCCGTATTGGTGATGCAATTAGTGATCAATATCCTGGACTTACCGGCGTTTACCCTTTAGTTGATGGTGTTAATGCCTTTGTCGCACGGTTAGCATTAATTCAAGCGGCTGAACATACTATCGATGTACAGTACTACTTATATCACCGCCAACAAACCACAATTATTTTCACCAAGTTTTTGCTCGATGCCGCTAACCGAGGGGTAAGAGTTAGGTTACTTCTTGACGACTTAGCGCAAGCAGAAAGTGAGATAGACCTAGCCGCTCTTGCTGTTCACCCAAACTTCGAAGTGCGTTTATTTAACCCTTTTCCAAACAGAACATTCCGTGCACTGGGGTTTATCAGCAACTATGGGCAACTCTCCCGACGAATGCACAACAAAAGCTTCATTGTTGACAACCGAATATTTATAACCGGTGGACGCAATATGGGTAATGCCTATTTTTCTGCGAAAGATAGCTCAGAATTTATTGACTTAGATGTTATGGCTGTGGGAAGCGCAGTGTCAGATGCATCGTCGGTATTTGACACCTATTGGAATCATCAATTATCGTACCCAATTGAATTGTTATCGGGGCCGAGTCATCAACAAGGTTTAACGCAAACATCGAAAAACCTTGATGATTATATGAGTAACAATGAAGACAACGAATATGTGATACAACTTAAAAATAATAGTTTTGTTGAGCAATTGCTTAATAAAAAATTAAGCTTCGATTGGCAGCAAACGACATTGTTCTACGATCACCCCGATAAACTTCTAAATAAAGTTAACGACAAATCGGCTAATATGTCTGCCGATTTATTTGCTCAAATGGGGCAGCCAGATAAAAAAGCAATTATCGTTTCCCCGTATTTTATTCCTAAAGATAAGGGGGTTAAAACCCTTACTGAATGGGTGAGTAGAGGGGTGGAGGTTATTGTTTTAACCAATGCTCTATCGGCAACCGATGTATCGGCGGTGCACTCTGGTTATGCCGAGTATCGGGTTGACTTACTTCGTGCAGGGGTGCAATTGTGGGAGCTTAAACCTAGTGATTTAATGGCGAAAAAGCGTAAACAGGGGAGACATTTTTCAGGTTCATCTACCGCCAGTTTACATGCGAAAACCATGGCCTTTGACGATAAAAAAATATTTATAGGAACAATGAATTTAGACCCTCGTTCATTTAATTTAAACACCGAAATGGGGCTATTAATCAACAGTGAAAAACTGAGTCATTCGTTATCGCAATGGGTGAGTAACAACGTCGCAGAATATGCATGGCAAGTTAAGCTAAAAGATCCAAATTCAGAGGCATTGGTTTGGGATGACAGAGTAACGGGTGAGCAATTTAATAAAGAACCACAAACTTCTGCATGGGATCGTTTTAAAGTTTGGTTTATGTCACTTCTACCTCTTGAAGATCAACTTTAG
- a CDS encoding DUF3718 domain-containing protein, protein MKSIMTSIAAMGLLAITSTTQAVEYEFVAADNSPATKTCLYAVTNDLTGLKFMATRLFSRNYRKLSQEISCNGLDINHFAHTYGAYETSAFLNKRVLPKHRINYSVEIIDIAKTKDESGIKKVIYIASN, encoded by the coding sequence ATGAAATCGATTATGACATCAATAGCCGCTATGGGATTATTAGCTATTACGTCAACAACTCAAGCCGTGGAATACGAGTTTGTAGCCGCTGATAACTCTCCAGCTACCAAAACCTGTCTTTATGCTGTAACCAATGATTTAACGGGTCTTAAGTTTATGGCGACCAGATTGTTTAGTCGAAACTATAGAAAGTTGAGCCAAGAAATTTCATGTAACGGTCTAGACATTAATCACTTCGCACACACCTATGGAGCGTATGAAACAAGTGCATTTTTAAATAAAAGAGTATTACCTAAACATCGTATTAATTACTCTGTTGAGATTATAGATATTGCTAAGACTAAGGATGAGTCAGGTATCAAAAAGGTTATTTACATCGCCAGCAATTAA
- the yfaE gene encoding class I ribonucleotide reductase maintenance protein YfaE translates to MSHKVKVNGEVVEQAFDNLIHKTTLEFLEANQVEVHYHCRDGFCGACRAVLNAGEVTYHKGEPLAFIRDNEILPCYCIPKSDIDITIE, encoded by the coding sequence ATGAGTCATAAAGTAAAAGTTAATGGTGAGGTTGTCGAACAAGCGTTTGACAACCTCATTCACAAAACCACTTTGGAATTTCTTGAAGCCAATCAAGTTGAAGTCCATTATCACTGTCGTGACGGGTTCTGCGGGGCTTGTCGTGCCGTATTAAACGCGGGAGAAGTCACTTACCATAAAGGTGAACCTTTGGCTTTTATTAGAGATAACGAAATCCTACCTTGCTATTGCATACCTAAAAGCGACATTGATATTACCATTGAATGA
- the nrdB gene encoding class Ia ribonucleoside-diphosphate reductase subunit beta, with translation MSYSTFNQNINDPLLEPMFMGQTVNVSRYDQQKHPIFEKLIEKQLSFFWRPEEVDISKDRADWQSLTTSEKHIFISNLKYQTLLDSIAARSVNVSLLPLVSIPELETWIETWGFYETIHSRSYTHILRNLFTNPSEVFDDIVINENILKRASAISKYFDRVILLTQLYQSQGEGTYTVEGEEVEVSVREIKKALYRSVCSTNALEAIRFYVSFACSFAFAERELLEGNAKIIKLIARDEAVHLTATQHILNIWASGKDDPEMAEISKELHQEGLELFLDVIEQEKDWAEYLFKDGSMIGLNAEILKQYIEYLSNQRLQAIGYPAQFEIKSNPLPWINSYLSSDNVQVAPQETEISSYLVGQTDSAVDSADFAGFDL, from the coding sequence ATGTCGTATTCAACGTTTAATCAAAACATAAACGATCCTTTATTAGAGCCAATGTTTATGGGACAAACCGTGAACGTGTCCCGTTATGATCAACAAAAGCATCCTATTTTTGAAAAATTAATCGAAAAACAACTGTCATTTTTCTGGCGTCCAGAAGAAGTCGACATTTCTAAAGACCGTGCTGACTGGCAGTCGCTAACAACCAGTGAAAAGCATATTTTTATTTCAAATTTAAAATATCAAACATTACTAGACTCTATTGCGGCTCGAAGTGTTAACGTTAGTTTATTACCTTTGGTTTCTATTCCTGAGCTTGAAACCTGGATTGAGACATGGGGTTTTTACGAAACCATCCATTCTCGCTCTTACACCCATATTTTACGAAACTTATTTACTAACCCTTCAGAAGTATTTGATGACATCGTCATTAACGAAAACATCCTTAAGCGTGCAAGTGCGATCAGTAAATACTTTGACCGCGTTATTTTGTTAACTCAACTTTACCAATCTCAAGGTGAAGGTACTTACACTGTTGAAGGTGAAGAAGTTGAAGTTTCGGTGCGTGAAATCAAAAAAGCGTTATACCGTTCTGTATGTTCTACCAATGCATTAGAAGCGATTCGCTTTTATGTGTCATTTGCCTGTTCGTTTGCTTTTGCTGAGCGTGAATTACTCGAAGGTAACGCCAAAATCATTAAGCTAATTGCTCGTGATGAAGCCGTTCACTTAACCGCGACTCAACATATTTTAAATATTTGGGCGAGTGGTAAAGACGACCCAGAAATGGCCGAAATTTCGAAAGAACTACACCAAGAAGGTCTAGAGCTTTTCTTAGATGTTATTGAGCAAGAAAAAGATTGGGCTGAATACTTATTTAAAGACGGGTCAATGATTGGTTTGAATGCCGAAATTTTAAAACAATACATTGAGTACTTATCAAATCAACGTTTACAAGCCATTGGTTACCCTGCTCAGTTTGAGATTAAGAGTAACCCTCTACCTTGGATCAATTCCTACTTATCGAGTGATAACGTTCAAGTAGCACCACAAGAAACCGAAATTTCTTCTTACCTAGTTGGCCAAACCGACTCTGCGGTAGACAGTGCTGATTTTGCAGGTTTTGACTTATAA
- a CDS encoding SLC13 family permease: MLDISFPDIPNYHALGVLIFTLFALYLFKRDDIPLETSSLVVIAVLAAGFTLFPFQTNRGEVLKPSEFFYGFGHEALVTVCCLMIIGFSLVRTGALEPIGRSLAKLWKNWPTLSLLLTLIIAGSLSAFVNNTPIVVLLLPILINVALRTKSDPSGMLMPMGLATLVGGMVTTIGTSTNLLVVSVANDMGLERFGMFDFALPALIASSVAMLYLWLIAPRILPSRTPTLPDTSPRLFTAYLNISEGSVAEGKTVTEIIALTDGQMQIGGVQRKPDNHSLIPFPDTVIRAGDRLKVKDYPDQLKEFESVLGATLYSGQHKLDDDHPLVTAEDQILAEIVIIQGSGLNGRTLKQVSFAHLHKLSVVALHREGKPMDVGRQSLGKVKLNIGDILLVQGSQEQVDSLKDRQGLLVLDGASQLQKTKKAGLALFILFAVVIIPVLDIFPIVISSLCGVLALLLTRCLNWQEVSAAMSTQVILIVAASLGLGVAMMETGGAEYIAQSFVALSQSLPVGGVLAALMLLLAILTNIVSNNAAAVIGTPIAISVANQLGAPAEPFVLAVLFGANLSYATPMAYKTNLLVMNAGGYQFSDFMRVGIPLIILMWVILSFTLTWLYL; encoded by the coding sequence ATGCTCGATATCAGTTTTCCAGATATACCAAATTACCATGCGTTGGGTGTTTTGATTTTTACTTTATTTGCCTTGTACTTGTTTAAACGTGACGACATTCCACTGGAAACATCGTCTTTGGTGGTGATAGCGGTTTTAGCCGCAGGCTTTACTCTTTTTCCTTTTCAAACTAACCGTGGTGAGGTACTGAAACCCAGCGAGTTTTTTTATGGTTTTGGTCATGAAGCGTTGGTTACCGTGTGTTGTTTGATGATCATTGGATTTTCTTTAGTACGCACAGGCGCCCTTGAACCTATTGGCCGAAGTTTGGCGAAACTTTGGAAAAACTGGCCGACATTGTCGTTGTTATTAACCCTGATTATTGCTGGTTCTCTTAGTGCATTTGTTAATAACACACCAATAGTTGTGTTGCTGTTACCGATTTTAATTAATGTGGCGCTAAGAACTAAATCAGATCCAAGTGGCATGTTAATGCCAATGGGCTTAGCGACTTTGGTTGGTGGTATGGTAACAACCATCGGAACTTCGACTAACTTACTGGTGGTTAGTGTGGCTAATGATATGGGGTTAGAACGGTTTGGCATGTTTGACTTTGCTTTACCGGCTCTTATTGCCAGTTCCGTTGCCATGTTGTATTTGTGGCTAATCGCACCGCGAATCTTACCGTCTCGTACACCTACTTTACCCGACACCTCACCAAGATTATTTACCGCCTATTTAAACATTAGTGAAGGCAGTGTGGCCGAAGGTAAGACAGTAACCGAAATCATTGCTCTGACCGATGGCCAGATGCAAATTGGTGGGGTTCAAAGAAAACCCGACAATCACAGTTTGATCCCTTTTCCCGATACGGTTATACGCGCAGGCGATCGTCTAAAGGTTAAAGATTACCCTGACCAATTAAAAGAATTCGAAAGTGTGCTAGGGGCGACATTGTATTCAGGGCAACATAAATTAGATGATGATCATCCTTTAGTTACTGCTGAAGATCAGATCCTCGCTGAGATTGTGATCATTCAAGGTTCGGGTCTTAATGGCAGAACATTAAAGCAGGTGTCATTTGCCCACTTACACAAGTTGTCGGTGGTCGCACTGCATCGAGAAGGGAAACCAATGGATGTCGGCCGTCAGAGCCTAGGCAAAGTCAAACTTAACATTGGAGATATACTGTTAGTACAAGGCTCTCAAGAGCAAGTTGATAGCTTAAAAGATAGACAAGGGCTTCTGGTTTTAGATGGTGCTTCACAATTGCAAAAAACCAAAAAAGCTGGGCTGGCATTATTCATATTGTTTGCGGTGGTAATTATTCCGGTATTAGACATATTTCCCATTGTCATTAGTTCTCTTTGTGGTGTGTTAGCTCTATTACTAACCCGCTGTTTAAACTGGCAAGAAGTATCGGCGGCCATGAGTACGCAGGTTATTTTAATCGTTGCAGCCTCGCTTGGCTTAGGTGTTGCTATGATGGAAACGGGAGGGGCAGAGTATATCGCTCAGTCATTTGTTGCTTTATCTCAAAGCTTGCCTGTTGGTGGTGTGCTCGCGGCCCTAATGCTGTTATTGGCTATTTTAACCAATATTGTGTCTAACAATGCCGCCGCTGTTATTGGTACGCCCATTGCCATTTCAGTGGCCAATCAGCTTGGTGCACCAGCAGAGCCCTTTGTACTAGCCGTGCTGTTTGGCGCCAATTTAAGTTACGCCACCCCAATGGCCTATAAAACCAACTTGTTGGTTATGAACGCTGGCGGTTATCAATTTTCTGATTTTATGCGAGTTGGGATCCCCTTGATAATATTAATGTGGGTGATTTTGTCGTTCACGCTTACTTGGCTCTACTTATAA
- a CDS encoding outer membrane protein OmpK, which produces MKKLAPVALLAASTIAISAPAAAEQYYGFMDVSVNFLDWTAETERLTNDGKRDFLFLEVEGGAGFDWGDLYGFFDLENPGNVGQDKEGKNNNFRIATKGSIAVNLGDSNWNAYSHVYHFEDAGFYDTNVVLGVSYDVFTESGFWIKPFLGAHIENQTFAGNGFNGYMTGWVLGYDFQVGTQKFSVNQWHETEFGRKDQFASGPFKTVGHNGAVSAWWHIDQNFTVGLQYRYADHKLGTPGFQDAIIYTAKYNF; this is translated from the coding sequence ATGAAAAAACTTGCTCCTGTTGCTTTATTAGCAGCTTCAACAATCGCAATCTCAGCACCTGCTGCTGCAGAACAATATTATGGTTTCATGGACGTATCTGTTAACTTCCTAGACTGGACTGCCGAAACAGAAAGATTAACCAACGACGGTAAAAGAGACTTCTTATTCTTAGAAGTTGAAGGTGGTGCCGGTTTTGATTGGGGTGATCTTTACGGTTTCTTCGATCTAGAAAACCCTGGTAACGTAGGCCAAGACAAGGAAGGCAAAAACAACAATTTCCGTATCGCAACTAAAGGTAGCATCGCTGTTAACCTTGGCGATAGCAATTGGAATGCTTATAGTCACGTTTATCACTTTGAAGACGCTGGCTTTTACGACACCAACGTTGTTTTAGGTGTGAGCTATGACGTATTCACAGAGTCGGGTTTTTGGATCAAGCCTTTCTTAGGTGCTCACATCGAAAACCAAACGTTTGCAGGAAATGGCTTTAACGGTTACATGACGGGTTGGGTTCTTGGTTATGACTTCCAAGTCGGTACTCAAAAGTTCTCGGTAAACCAATGGCACGAAACTGAATTTGGTCGTAAAGATCAATTCGCCAGTGGCCCATTCAAAACTGTAGGTCACAATGGTGCAGTTTCAGCTTGGTGGCACATCGACCAAAACTTTACGGTTGGTCTGCAATACCGTTATGCTGATCACAAACTTGGTACCCCTGGTTTCCAAGATGCAATCATCTATACAGCTAAATACAACTTCTAA
- a CDS encoding NupC/NupG family nucleoside CNT transporter has protein sequence MSAIMSFVGIFVLIGLGLLLSDNRKKINWRTVLGAFAIQASLGAFVLYIPFGQDVLQSISNGVQNVIDSAQAGINFLFGGLGTDAMFANGVGFVFAVRVLPVIIFFSSLISVLYYLGVMQWIIRIIGGALQKALGTSRTESMSATANIFVGQTEAPLVVKPFIPTMTSSELFAIMVGGLASVAGAVLMGYAGLGVELKYLIAASFMAAPGGLLMAKLIKPEVEDSAQEIEDLPDDVQEAQPSNIIDAAATGASNGLKLAVNVGAMLLAFIALIALLNSMVGGIAAIFGFEGVTIQLLLGYIFAPLAFLIGVPMEEIVRAGSLIGQKFVVNEFVAYVDFISIKEALSAKTQVIMTFALCGFANLSSIAILLGGIGTMAPNRRPDLAKMGLKAVFAASLANLMSAAIAGLFFSL, from the coding sequence ATGTCTGCAATTATGAGTTTTGTCGGAATTTTTGTCCTAATTGGTTTAGGCCTTTTACTCTCCGACAACCGTAAAAAAATTAACTGGCGTACCGTTTTAGGTGCGTTTGCAATCCAAGCATCTTTAGGTGCTTTTGTTCTATATATTCCCTTCGGTCAAGATGTGCTACAGTCCATCAGTAACGGTGTTCAAAACGTTATTGACAGCGCCCAAGCTGGTATCAATTTCTTATTCGGTGGGTTAGGTACAGATGCAATGTTTGCTAATGGCGTAGGCTTTGTTTTCGCTGTTCGTGTCCTTCCAGTTATTATTTTCTTCTCTTCACTAATTTCTGTTCTTTACTATTTAGGCGTTATGCAATGGATTATCCGTATTATCGGTGGTGCATTACAAAAAGCCCTAGGTACATCTCGTACAGAATCTATGTCAGCTACTGCCAACATTTTCGTTGGGCAAACAGAAGCGCCTCTAGTTGTTAAACCATTTATCCCTACAATGACTTCTTCTGAGCTATTCGCCATTATGGTTGGTGGTTTAGCGTCTGTTGCTGGTGCAGTATTAATGGGATATGCCGGTTTAGGTGTTGAACTTAAATACCTCATTGCCGCGTCTTTCATGGCGGCACCTGGTGGTCTATTAATGGCTAAATTAATCAAGCCTGAAGTAGAAGATTCGGCTCAAGAAATTGAAGACCTTCCTGATGACGTACAAGAAGCCCAGCCATCTAACATCATTGATGCGGCTGCAACAGGTGCTTCTAACGGTCTTAAATTAGCTGTAAACGTTGGTGCAATGTTATTAGCTTTTATCGCGTTAATCGCTTTGCTTAACAGCATGGTTGGCGGTATTGCAGCTATCTTCGGTTTCGAAGGCGTAACCATTCAATTATTACTAGGCTACATCTTTGCACCACTTGCGTTCTTAATTGGTGTTCCAATGGAAGAAATCGTACGTGCAGGTAGTTTAATTGGTCAAAAATTTGTTGTTAACGAGTTCGTAGCTTATGTTGACTTTATCAGCATCAAAGAAGCGTTATCAGCGAAAACTCAAGTTATCATGACCTTCGCGTTATGTGGTTTTGCTAACTTGTCTTCGATTGCAATTTTGCTTGGTGGTATCGGTACTATGGCGCCAAATCGTCGTCCTGACCTAGCAAAAATGGGCTTAAAAGCGGTATTCGCTGCATCGCTTGCTAACTTAATGAGTGCTGCAATCGCCGGCTTATTCTTCTCTTTGTAA
- a CDS encoding STAS/SEC14 domain-containing protein, translating to MKSHALKIEILSEDECIYLAIKVTGKLTHLDYEKITPMIDEAVQEHKDANINVLFDGTEMVGWEARAMWDDLKLGLKHGKRFHNIAIVGHQFWMEIAAKIGGWFVGGKVHYFDDSDSALLWLKQQP from the coding sequence ATGAAAAGTCATGCATTAAAAATTGAAATTTTAAGTGAAGATGAGTGTATTTACTTGGCGATAAAAGTAACTGGGAAACTAACGCATCTCGATTATGAAAAAATTACTCCGATGATCGATGAAGCCGTGCAAGAGCACAAAGATGCCAATATTAATGTTCTGTTTGATGGCACTGAAATGGTTGGTTGGGAAGCGAGAGCAATGTGGGATGATTTAAAGCTTGGATTAAAACATGGTAAACGCTTTCATAATATCGCCATTGTCGGTCATCAGTTTTGGATGGAGATCGCAGCAAAAATAGGAGGCTGGTTTGTGGGTGGTAAAGTGCACTACTTCGACGACTCTGACAGCGCCTTATTATGGTTAAAACAACAACCCTAG